Within Primulina tabacum isolate GXHZ01 chromosome 5, ASM2559414v2, whole genome shotgun sequence, the genomic segment AAAGCCCTAGAGAGAGCCAGAAAATCGTATTTCCATATGatgatgataggccaaggctcagtttacagttgagagtgtcgctgatgtccctgccgcccagtactggggttacatgtagatggatccatcgaccttatgatgaaacaaaagtcacaattatcGATCAGAATTCcataaaaggaaaatgtttatgatgaaatgatgaaaggaaaaatgtttatgtttatgttcatgaaaagttattttaaataaaaatattttcactgttacaTGCGATTGTAtatttattacttgttataaagattatggtttgctgagtctttagactcactaggtgtaatAGATGCAGGTGAGCAAGATATTACTGTTGATGGAGGTTTTGATtattgatcttgctggactgaaggtgcacacaacctgaggaccagcgctagatTTTCCTCATTATGATTATAATTTACGTTTACGTTTAtgataaagatttttacgacttttatatGTTTTGAGTAGTTTTGGAGAGGATGTTAAAGTTAGGTTGATTTTGAAAAATGTTaagtttaggtttggtaaacgagTGACGAATTTATGTTTCAAGTTacattcttttaaaatttcaattatagttggtatgttttattttaaaacggcatcaaaatattttatgcatggATTTAGGAATTTCGGCTTAGACTAAAAGTTaggaaggaaaaaaaattctaatacttTTTTAAGATAAACAAGTAGTTGACGTTTCGATGTAAATTTGCATACATgcatgcataaaaatgtatattttgagatttagctttaaaaaaaaaatttcctagtAGTTTTTTTTAGAAGTAGATGTTTCATAATTGCTCAGCTGCTCTACAGATTTCTCAACTGGACAAGTTGGTTCAAGTTTCATGGCACTGAGAGCAGTTGTAACTGGTGGAAttgatggttctccttctctcgtctgtagttcaaactcataagctTTGAGATCAACAAATAAATCGTGTAGTTCCACTTTATTCAGGTCTTCTAATTCTCTCATTGTCATTGTCTTAAGatctcattctttgggaagactacgaacaaattttaatgcaacttatttatttgaatacactttcCCAAGTGTATTCAGTGCGTTGATGATACTGTTGACTTGTTCATCATATTCATTCATGGATTCTCCAGTCTttatcttgatattatcaaatttttgtacTACGACTGAGAGTTTGGTATCCTTTGTTTGCTCGTTGCCTTCGCATAATTGAATCAGTTTTTTCCCGAATTTCTTTGGCAGTTCTGCACCTGAATGTGACTTTATCCTGTGTTTTGTATAGAATATCTTTTGCCACATTTTTCAGGCTTGTTTTTCTCTTGTCTTCAACTGTCCATTTCCTCACGTAGTTTCTCAACGCGGTGACGTTGCTCCATCAGTTATAGCAATAGTTGTATTAGCTTTCATTATCTTCATGGCTCCATCACTTATAACGTACCACAGTatcgtcatcttgtgcagctaagtgagcctgcattcttatttttcaatcatcaaacTCCTCTCTTGAAAGCATATGGATTTTGTTGAAAGAAGACATGATGATCAGGCGTATGAATAGAAAATATTCAGAAACAAGATTGAAaccgctctaataccacttgttaggatcggtttgaAGGGtctaagtgtttagaaggggggtcgAATAAACACTTTGAGATTTTGACTCTTTTTCGAAATAATAAATCAGTTTTGTGACGAACTGATTCAAGAATCTTGCTGTCAATATCAGTCAGTTAACTAGTTAAAGTGCGGAAATGAACTAAATGATAGATTGAATACTTGAAgaataactgaaataataaacaaaaggattttatggatgttctgagacttcaaatgctcctacgtcaccccttctatcacaagaataggatttcactaaaagcctttgattgattacagaaagtgtaataacccacttcagtttggacttaaacactgtcaaaatgaaactcttagtttcttaTAGCTTATCAGTATATAACCTGATAATTTTtcgtagcacaactgatcttaagATATCGAATATAACAATGTAATGCGCTAGTGTTTTAGCTCAAatgatagcctgaaagctatgaaatATCTTTTAAGTGTGAGCTTCTGTATGAATATCGCAACTGATCGTTTATAACTGAATTTTTCAGATGTTTTCAAAATCGTGGAATCACTAAACTGCTTCATACTGAGTTCATCAACTATTTATAGATTTTGCTTCCAACGGTCACATTGAATAGATTAAATGACTCATATTCATTGATTTGTCCTTTTCAGAATGTGTAAACATTCTTCTGACACTAGTACAATACTGTAATCTGATATGCGGCGCTTCTACTATTAGTTACAGTATGATGTGTACGATTTGTCGGTTGTTGAGATGCTGATGATGTGTCAAACTGATTAGGAGTTTGATTAGTTAGATTGACTATATGATTGATCAGTTGGACTGAGTTAATGCGTCTTGTTCAGTTCTAACTGATAGATCAATTGACTTTACTAATTCAATTATCTTTGTACAGTTCGATTTCATCcgatcatttaattttttagtcTTCAGTTCTGATGATTTCAGTTTGAGTTACTTCAGTTATATGATCTCAGTTCAGTTGGCTTCGGTTCAGCTAATTAGTTTTGcaaatttgtcaaactccaaaaCCTTTAATTCTAATAAAAtctgataatattttttatggagagaaatttacaaaataacattgatcaattattaatttaaaaaataatctttttaaatgtatttttggtcaattatttatttaaaaaaatgatattttcaaatgtattcaaataaataagTATTTgtcaaaattataaaataaaataccgtcTTATTGGGGTGCCGTGTCCGTTAACAGTCCAGTGGATTGCCATTTGTCACCAGAGCTTGTTAATATACGCTTTAAGGTATTCATAATCAAAGCCCAAAAGTTTTTAAATTTGTGGCGAAAATGGGAGAAAATAGCAGAGTTTGCGTGACGGGGGCGGGAGGCTACATTGCTTCATGGCTGATCAAGCTGCTTCTTTCCAAATCTTACATCGTTCATGGCACTGTCAGAGATTCGGGTTATGTTTTTGTTTTATCATTTTTTGCATGCATTATAGTGCTTGGATTATATTGGATTTTTTCCCGGAAATATTGGTAAAGTTAACCTAGGTACTTTGTTAGCATGTGTTTGAGTGAATCGTTGATCCAATGAGTGATTCTTGATTTTTGATTAAATCGATTTTGATGATCAGCTGATTGTTTATGTAGTTGCTCGCAGTTTATAGGAATGGGGTAAATCAGTGGAATTGATTCGAGGTGATATCTAAGCTTGTCAATTTCGAGCTTGAACTCGAGCCACTAATTGAATTAGTTCGTCCTTTTGAATTGAAACCTGGTAAATATTGTGTATTAAACTATGTATAGCATTTACGAACTTTTCTTTAGGAATAAACCTTGCATGTGAAATTTCACAAGCAAACGTTTGAGTTTGATACAAAACAAGAATGGATAAGTGCTTGAAGAAACTCAAACTCACGAGCCATTTGGGTTCTCAAGTTTTGTTTCAAATATCTGTTTGTGAACTTGAATGTTGAGTTTGACTCTGCCTGGAACTGGTGTTCATTCACACCTTGGATGATAGTCTGACGCTGGGTTACTGCCTTTAGGATTGACTGGTGAATGTTTTGTGGTCCTTTGTTTCTTCTTTCCTATCTTTTAACCTGTCAATGATTTTTTATGTGCAAATATCTGTATTCGACAAAAATGACCTGTAAACATGTCATTTACTTGCTTGGGGATATCATTGTTATTTTTGATCGACTCTTTAATCTGTTAGGTTCTTACTctatattaataaaaatcattgtgGTTGCTGGTGTAAAATAATATTGCTTTTCAGTGTTACTGATGCGTAATATGGATTTATTCTTGTTTGTTGCAGGGTATGACAAAAATGTTCAGCTGAAAAGCCTTGAGTATGCAGCTGAGAAGCTGAAGCTTTTTAAGGCAGATTTGCTGGATTATAACTCATTGCTTGCTGCAGTTGATGGATGTGATGGAGTATTCCATGTTGCCAGCCCAGTTCCTAGTGGCTTCGTTCCAAATCCAGAGGTGTGATTTTCAAACTCTTtacttaatttaaatattaaatggaTATTGGAGAACATGTTTGTCTGAACATCGTGACACCAACTTCTTGACTTTCCGTGAGTGCTAAATTGGTTTGAAGGACAATTCCGCCTACTTTCTTGCATAAATTTGGTGACATGACATCTTTGCAGGTAGAACTGGTTGAACCTGCAGTAAAAGGTACACTTAATGTCTTGAAGGCATGCTCTGAAGCTAAAGTCAGACGTGTTGTTTTTGTATCGTCAGCAGCTGCTGTTGTGATGAACCCCAACTTGCCCAAGGATCAATTGCTGGATGAGACATGTTGGTCAGATGCAGAATACTGCAAGATGACAAACGTAATTGCTAGAGGATTGCCAATAACTTGAAATACTATTTTGTGCTTCTCATTGGGCAATTTGTAGAATCTTTATTTGATCACTTGATTCTATATCCGCAGAACTGGTATTGTTATTCGAAAACAGTGGCAGAGATCGAGGCTCTGGAATATGCAAAGAAAAGTGGACTTGAGGTTATATCTTTTTGTCCCTGCCTTGTACTGGGACCGATGCTGTTGCAGAAGGTAAACGCTAGCAGTCTTGttctcatcaaccttttgaaaGGTATTACCTTTGACCTATTGTTTCTTGTTGCATTGCTTAATTTAgtttatttcattttatttaatttctctaaacaaatattattttttgaaatatcagcGAATTTACTATGTTGTTATCTTCTAAAATTTAATGTCGATTGTGTCATTGTCAAACGGAAGGTCGTAGACTTTAGGTCTGGCGATTAAAAGTAATCTTCTTATTGTGTTTCTCGCTTGTATAACTGACAAATTACAGAATGAAGATTATATTTGAATTGTACATTGGAGTGTtggtttatttaaaataacacagAGGGTCTTTATGCGATTTACCACTAAAACccaagaatttatgaaagtttacaCAAATGGAAAGCCTTCAAAGTCCCTTTTCGCCTTATTTCTCTAAACAGGCTTCACGTTTACACATTTGTGTGCAGCCTTTTGATTATCCAATGTTACACTACTTTGTACGCTATGTGTTCGATCCTGTAGGAGGAAATGAACAAGTGGTTAACCGCTTCCGGAAGGTGGTGGATGTACGTGATGTAGCTGAAGCGTTAAAGTTTGTTTACGAAACATCTGAAGCTGAAAGTCgttatatatgcatggctcacacGGTTTCATATCAGGGTATGTTGGAAATTTTGAGGGAAATGTATCCTAACTATGAGTATCCCAAGAGGTAAAGAATGTTTCACTCTGAAACATCAACTCTTAAGCAGTTTCACTTGATAAAGATGTACCATACACTTTTTTCAGCTTCAAAGAGGAGGGAGAGGACACGATGAAGCTCACTTCGGAGAGACTGCAGAAACTGGGTTGGAGGTACAGGCCGCTTAAAGAAACGCTCGTTGATGCGGTGGAGAGTTACAAACAGATGTCCATGCTTGATTCATGATGGAACATGAATATCCAGTTGCAACAAATCAGTTCTATGCCTCCGGGCGAGCATTCCCAATAACTTATGTTATCtagatgattttatgcttcacATTTAGATCTTTTTCTGGTGAGTTTGTTGATCAATTATGTaatattttctgtttttttatttctttctcgTTTCTCTTCTTATGTATAAGTGGAATCTCGATCTTTAAATGGACTTCGACTTGGTGTGTTGTCAAATAAAGTACTCCATGGTGTTCTTTTCAAGTGATTAATTTAAGGATTACATTATCATGTCCACGTGAAATGTATTTATTCTTAGATGTCATTGTCAATTTATCTATTATGCATTATTAacattttgatttataaaaaaataataattgtgtAATAAATAATAGGATTCCGAAAAGGAGCTCGGTCTTTATTTTCCGTTATAATTTTTTAGTTTATGCAAGTTTACACACgaaattttacaaaatatagTTTCTATTTtggcaattaaaattttttatataaaaatttttaaaagattatatttaattttttctatATCGAATTatactatttaataaaaaaatttaaaagattatatttaattttttctatATCGAATTATACTATTTAATTCAATATATAAACCAAGTTgagcttataaaaaaaaaataggaaaTTTGTGTTAATTATcaattgaaatatttaaaaattaacccTCCACCATCATTCTTTTTAACTGTTTGACGATTACTGTtggtttatttattatttcttttCTATAAATttgcaaatgataaattattaaaCTTGCCTAGTTAGTAACTTGAAATATTTGTTTGCACAATATTTTGATGTGCTACAAACAtcaaattaaatgaaaaataataaaaatttgacTTATAtgaaatcaaacaaaatatatattaaatttgattGTCGGTTATGATTTCTTAAACTATGATGTAATACAAAACAAATAAACGACAATACAACTAGATGAATGAAATAAATCCCTGACATTATTAATATAAACAAATAGTAGGATTTTATGTAAACAAAGAAATATAATAAAAACTAGGTACCGGAAGACTCTTGCAAAGACCGAAAACCTAATCCAATATCTAAAAATGCGTAAAGATGCTGTCTAAAATTTGTAGAGAAATTAGAAATTTGTTCGAATGTTGTGTTGTTgagttaagtttttttttttttcaattctgCCTATCTTTTCTTTCAAATTTAGGCGGTTCCCTCATTCTTTCATGATCAAGCCCATAATCTCTCAGGATATTCTTTTCGTAGCACGCAActtgatttattcaaatattttttaatcttttaCGGGCTTTCTAACCTTATCCTTCAACTTAATTATTTCTTCACgagtttaattaaattttgggCATGTCCAAATTTAGCCCAGACAAATGTCGTGCAAGAATTGATCCATTGGACTTATTGCTTGTATATAGACCCATTTACAATTTATCTATATCTCTCCATGAAAcccaaaattatatttattgatttttaccTTTTGTTAATGGGGTGGAGCACGTAAATAATCTAAAAGCGCACTCCGATTTTGAATTTCGAAGAGGTTATTTCACCCGCTCGTTCTCATCATTTATGAAGCTGTTTCTCCCTCTATGTCTCGCATACTCCGAAATCAATTAAACAGAATTCCAAGCCAACAACACATTCCCAAATCTCCTCTTTCAAAATCCAAGATTTAAAGTCCCTCTTCATCGTCAGTGACCCAGTTTATCATCTCTACTATCAGTTCACAACCACTATCAATCGTTACTCCCTATGCTATTGCCACCTCTTAGGTTAGACTTGTCAACCCATAAATTATTTTGATCACCATTGTGTCTTCATGGTGTTCGTGAATTTGACCAAATGAAaatgcataaatattttcaagccCCAAACTTG encodes:
- the LOC142547372 gene encoding cinnamoyl-CoA reductase 1-like, with amino-acid sequence MGENSRVCVTGAGGYIASWLIKLLLSKSYIVHGTVRDSGYDKNVQLKSLEYAAEKLKLFKADLLDYNSLLAAVDGCDGVFHVASPVPSGFVPNPEVELVEPAVKGTLNVLKACSEAKVRRVVFVSSAAAVVMNPNLPKDQLLDETCWSDAEYCKMTNNWYCYSKTVAEIEALEYAKKSGLEVISFCPCLVLGPMLLQKVNASSLVLINLLKGGNEQVVNRFRKVVDVRDVAEALKFVYETSEAESRYICMAHTVSYQGMLEILREMYPNYEYPKSFKEEGEDTMKLTSERLQKLGWRYRPLKETLVDAVESYKQMSMLDS